From the genome of Arthrobacter alpinus, one region includes:
- a CDS encoding sulfatase, with protein sequence MNILLIMADQFAAHALERSKDTDAHFRTPNLDRLAAASTMFTQAYTPFPLCVPARSAMVTGRYPHQLGIMSNAKGAPGSLPEPGHGPESLGHWFAAHGYDCAYAGKWHARAASAEEADGFTAIHPFGDQGLVESCHSWLGAREDRQDTKPFLLVASFDDPHTICEYARSQPMPYGDAQPTSTGAAPPLPANFPPSPYAPVALGVEQTRAANVYGASGFGPDHWRHYRGAYAELVERVDRRIGALLEGIDLSRTAVVFISDHGDGDASHGWNQKTALYQESIRVPYLLRVPGAAPQKVDTPVAAVLGLLPTLCEVAGIDTPVGLAVGSAVCCAALSRSSPSEASAPAPVVVQTTFTDGPQGGPVTTGRALIHDRYKYAVYNWGLHREQLHDVVADPGELRNLAVETASSAVLEEMRELLFQWAVEHQDRAFLKKLVLPHTATEHQREEIFSIPY encoded by the coding sequence ATGAACATCCTGCTCATCATGGCAGACCAGTTCGCAGCCCACGCCCTGGAACGCAGCAAAGATACCGACGCACATTTCCGTACGCCGAACTTGGACAGACTCGCCGCCGCGTCGACGATGTTCACACAGGCCTACACGCCATTTCCGCTCTGCGTGCCCGCCCGCAGTGCCATGGTCACCGGGCGGTATCCGCACCAGTTGGGCATCATGTCCAACGCCAAGGGCGCCCCCGGTTCCCTGCCGGAACCGGGCCACGGGCCCGAGTCGTTGGGCCACTGGTTTGCGGCACACGGCTACGACTGTGCGTATGCGGGAAAGTGGCACGCCCGGGCAGCCAGCGCCGAGGAGGCCGACGGGTTCACCGCCATCCACCCTTTCGGGGACCAGGGACTGGTGGAATCTTGCCACAGCTGGCTGGGCGCCCGGGAAGACCGGCAGGACACCAAGCCATTCCTGCTGGTGGCTTCCTTTGACGACCCTCATACGATTTGCGAATACGCCCGCAGCCAGCCGATGCCTTACGGGGATGCGCAGCCCACCTCCACCGGCGCAGCACCGCCGCTGCCCGCCAACTTTCCGCCGTCGCCCTATGCCCCCGTGGCGTTGGGTGTGGAACAAACCCGTGCAGCCAACGTTTACGGCGCCTCCGGTTTCGGTCCCGACCACTGGCGCCACTACCGTGGCGCCTACGCGGAACTGGTGGAGCGTGTGGACCGGCGCATCGGGGCGCTGCTGGAGGGGATCGACTTGTCCCGGACCGCCGTCGTGTTCATCAGTGACCACGGCGACGGCGACGCCTCCCACGGCTGGAACCAAAAGACTGCTCTGTATCAGGAATCGATTCGCGTCCCTTACCTGCTGCGGGTGCCCGGCGCGGCACCGCAGAAGGTGGACACACCCGTGGCGGCCGTGCTGGGGCTGCTGCCCACGCTGTGCGAGGTAGCCGGCATCGACACACCCGTCGGGCTCGCCGTCGGCTCGGCAGTCTGCTGTGCGGCGCTGTCCCGGAGCTCGCCGTCGGAGGCCTCAGCACCGGCCCCCGTGGTGGTACAAACGACGTTCACCGACGGCCCGCAGGGCGGACCCGTGACAACCGGTCGCGCCCTGATACACGACAGGTACAAGTACGCGGTCTACAACTGGGGGCTTCACCGCGAACAACTGCACGACGTCGTCGCCGACCCTGGGGAGCTGCGCAACCTGGCAGTCGAGACAGCCAGCTCGGCCGTGCTGGAGGAGATGCGGGAACTCTTGTTCCAGTGGGCGGTGGAGCACCAGGACCGCGCGTTTTTGAAGAAGCTCGTGCTGCCACACACCGCTACTGAGCACCAGCGTGAGGAAATCTTTTCAATCCCCTACTAG
- a CDS encoding RNase H family protein: protein MTIIAAADGSALGNPGPAGWAWYVDENCWRAGGWPHGTNNMGELMAVLDLFKSTAHLPREPLHILCDSQYVINSVTKWMPGWKRKGWKKSDGKPVLNLELLKEIDAALVGRKYTFEWVKGHAGHELNEAADVRARDAATAFQAKRAPREGPGFPGADTARAGASASAAAPVPPRETPASPGVTPTAQALFLLPDEPQQLDLFFGVDDEPDPAYNSVPDDGLKILVNLERELMDPEFRTDASKLAMLLHKDFTEVGASGRSWTREEAITALGGDQPADATLEVLTLDLVDAETALLTYRSVEPRGSVLRSSLWRRDSGRWQLRFHQGTPEA from the coding sequence ATGACTATTATTGCTGCCGCCGATGGTTCGGCCCTTGGAAATCCCGGACCCGCCGGCTGGGCCTGGTACGTGGATGAGAACTGCTGGCGTGCCGGGGGTTGGCCGCACGGTACCAACAACATGGGCGAGCTCATGGCCGTCCTTGACCTCTTCAAGTCAACGGCCCATCTGCCCAGAGAGCCGCTGCATATTCTGTGCGACAGCCAGTACGTCATCAACTCGGTTACCAAGTGGATGCCAGGTTGGAAGCGCAAGGGTTGGAAGAAATCAGACGGCAAGCCGGTTCTGAACCTTGAATTGCTCAAGGAGATCGACGCGGCACTGGTGGGCCGCAAATACACCTTTGAGTGGGTAAAAGGCCACGCCGGCCACGAGCTGAACGAGGCAGCGGATGTTCGCGCCCGTGACGCCGCCACCGCCTTCCAGGCCAAGCGCGCCCCGCGAGAAGGACCAGGCTTTCCCGGTGCGGACACGGCCCGGGCAGGCGCGTCGGCCTCGGCCGCTGCGCCTGTTCCCCCTAGGGAAACACCCGCCAGTCCCGGAGTTACCCCAACAGCGCAGGCACTTTTCCTCCTCCCCGACGAGCCACAGCAGCTGGATCTGTTTTTTGGCGTTGACGACGAGCCGGACCCCGCATACAACAGTGTCCCCGACGACGGGCTCAAGATACTGGTGAACCTGGAACGAGAGCTGATGGATCCAGAGTTCAGGACCGACGCGTCCAAGCTCGCGATGTTGCTGCACAAGGACTTCACTGAGGTGGGCGCCTCCGGGCGGTCCTGGACCCGCGAGGAAGCCATCACTGCCCTTGGTGGGGATCAACCCGCAGATGCGACACTGGAGGTCCTCACGCTTGATCTGGTGGATGCGGAAACAGCCCTGCTCACGTACCGGAGCGTGGAACCGCGCGGCAGCGTGCTGCGCAGTTCACTGTGGCGCCGTGACAGTGGCCGGTGGCAGTTGCGTTTCCACCAAGGAACCCCGGAAGCATAA
- a CDS encoding sulfatase-like hydrolase/transferase, with the protein MPAPNVLFIVADLFRAMCLEPGSDPVSTPILDALVASGVALANAASNYPVCSPHRAMMMSGQYPEANGVTHNVNSETAAWGVGLRPDAPSWAAVLRDAGYNTGYIGKWHLEAPVPADAVNGARPLADGRYWDAYSPPDRRHGFDFWYSSGCNDAHLTLHYWTSDAGRHERVNVAGWSASHETDVAVDFLARTAGPGSAVITFALAVPFNPPHQPFDQLPPGHDRSYAALSAAELLNRPNVDVHSDVGREAAATAPPY; encoded by the coding sequence ATGCCAGCCCCCAACGTGTTGTTCATTGTCGCCGACCTGTTCCGGGCCATGTGCCTGGAGCCGGGCAGCGACCCTGTTTCCACCCCGATTTTGGATGCGTTGGTGGCCAGCGGCGTCGCCTTGGCCAACGCCGCCAGCAACTATCCGGTGTGCAGCCCGCACCGGGCCATGATGATGTCCGGGCAGTACCCGGAGGCGAACGGGGTCACCCACAATGTGAACTCGGAAACCGCCGCCTGGGGTGTGGGGCTGCGGCCCGACGCCCCGTCATGGGCTGCCGTCTTGAGGGATGCAGGCTACAACACCGGTTATATCGGAAAGTGGCATCTGGAGGCTCCGGTGCCCGCCGACGCCGTCAACGGCGCGAGGCCACTGGCGGACGGCCGCTACTGGGACGCCTACTCACCGCCGGACCGCCGCCACGGCTTCGACTTTTGGTACTCCTCCGGCTGCAACGACGCCCACCTGACCCTGCACTATTGGACCTCCGACGCCGGCCGGCACGAACGCGTCAACGTCGCTGGGTGGTCCGCGTCCCACGAGACGGACGTGGCCGTGGATTTTCTGGCCCGGACCGCCGGGCCCGGCTCCGCTGTCATCACCTTCGCCTTGGCCGTGCCCTTCAATCCACCCCACCAGCCCTTTGACCAGCTGCCGCCCGGCCACGACCGCAGCTACGCGGCGCTGAGCGCCGCAGAGTTGCTGAACCGGCCCAACGTTGACGTGCACTCCGACGTCGGGCGTGAGGCGGCCGCCACCGCACCCCCGTATTAA
- a CDS encoding WXG100 family type VII secretion target produces MAIFNVNSDDLAIKSTAVKASVDRIRMEVDAMKRNLLDLQGTWTGSAATNFQALLQEWHATQIRVEASLESINSALSMAATQYSQAEDANTRMFTAR; encoded by the coding sequence ATGGCCATCTTTAACGTCAACAGCGACGATCTTGCCATTAAAAGTACTGCAGTCAAGGCATCCGTTGACCGTATTCGGATGGAGGTGGACGCCATGAAACGGAACCTTCTGGATCTGCAAGGCACATGGACGGGCTCGGCTGCCACCAATTTTCAGGCACTTCTGCAGGAATGGCACGCCACGCAGATTAGGGTGGAGGCGTCCTTGGAGAGCATCAATTCCGCGCTGTCCATGGCGGCCACGCAGTACTCACAGGCCGAAGACGCCAACACCAGGATGTTCACGGCCCGGTGA
- a CDS encoding response regulator transcription factor — MKKTGPEAKLLVVDDEPNIRELLSTSLRFAGFEVIAAANGREALAAAEEHNPDLAVLDVMLPDMDGFTVTRRLRAAGRHFPVLFLTARDDTEDKVTGLTVGGDDYVTKPFSLDEVVARIRAVLRRTQPTEDDDAVLRVADLELDDDAHEVRRAGKTVELSPTEFKLLRYLMLNPNRVLSKAQILDHVWEYDFNGDASIVESYISYLRRKVDTDATLPALIQTKRGVGYVLRAADKR; from the coding sequence GTGAAGAAGACCGGACCCGAAGCTAAGCTGCTCGTTGTTGACGACGAGCCCAATATCCGTGAATTACTCTCAACCTCTCTCCGGTTCGCCGGATTTGAAGTGATTGCCGCAGCCAATGGGCGCGAGGCCCTGGCCGCCGCCGAGGAACACAACCCAGATTTGGCCGTGCTCGATGTCATGCTCCCGGACATGGACGGTTTCACAGTGACCCGCCGTCTACGCGCCGCTGGAAGACACTTCCCTGTCCTGTTCCTGACGGCAAGGGACGACACCGAGGACAAGGTCACCGGTTTGACGGTTGGCGGCGACGACTACGTGACAAAGCCGTTCAGCCTGGATGAGGTGGTTGCCCGCATCCGTGCTGTGCTGCGCCGCACCCAGCCCACGGAGGACGACGACGCGGTCCTGCGCGTCGCCGATCTGGAGCTCGACGACGACGCCCACGAGGTCCGCCGCGCCGGCAAGACTGTGGAACTCTCCCCCACCGAATTTAAGCTGCTGCGCTACTTGATGCTCAATCCCAACCGGGTACTCTCCAAGGCTCAGATCCTTGACCACGTCTGGGAATACGATTTCAACGGCGACGCCTCCATTGTGGAGTCCTACATCTCCTATCTGCGCCGCAAGGTGGACACCGATGCGACGCTCCCTGCACTGATCCAGACCAAGCGCGGCGTGGGATACGTGCTGCGGGCGGCAGATAAGCGCTAA
- a CDS encoding carbohydrate ABC transporter permease produces the protein MSILTEPDVPQEQKAAKPRTKYYRGVSPALRAENNVLRSVGVFLLWAVVAISIAMLAWMVLQAFRDTRNILSDPWGMPNTFDFSNFVRAWTVSDFATATFNSVITTGVSSFLTVAVAAPAAYYLSRVESRLTNGLSLYFILGLGIPAQVILIPLFIMLNEVNLTDSLIGLNLVYIAMSMPFTVFLLTAFFRSLPMEMEEAAALDGASALRTFVQVTLPLAKGGILTAFVLQVVAHWNETLLALTLIQSTEKYTLPVALVSFVQQQTYSGADWGGLFAGLCIVVLPMLIIYVWLGRRLTEGLTLGMGK, from the coding sequence ATGAGCATCCTCACCGAACCCGACGTGCCGCAAGAGCAGAAGGCCGCCAAGCCCCGGACAAAGTACTACCGCGGCGTCAGCCCGGCACTGCGGGCCGAGAACAACGTTCTCCGCAGCGTAGGCGTCTTCCTGTTGTGGGCGGTCGTCGCCATCAGCATCGCCATGCTGGCGTGGATGGTCCTGCAGGCCTTCCGCGACACCCGCAACATCCTCAGCGACCCTTGGGGCATGCCGAACACCTTCGACTTCTCCAACTTTGTCCGGGCCTGGACCGTGAGCGACTTCGCCACCGCCACGTTCAACTCCGTCATCACCACAGGCGTCTCCTCCTTCCTGACGGTGGCCGTGGCCGCACCTGCCGCGTACTACCTGAGTCGGGTGGAAAGCCGGCTGACCAACGGGCTGAGCCTGTACTTCATCCTGGGCCTGGGCATCCCAGCACAGGTCATCTTGATCCCGCTGTTCATCATGCTCAACGAGGTGAACCTGACGGACAGCCTGATCGGCCTGAACCTGGTCTACATCGCCATGTCCATGCCGTTCACCGTGTTCTTGCTGACGGCGTTCTTCCGCAGCCTGCCCATGGAGATGGAGGAGGCGGCAGCGCTCGACGGCGCTTCCGCCTTGCGCACCTTCGTCCAGGTCACGCTCCCCCTAGCCAAGGGCGGCATCCTGACAGCGTTCGTCCTACAGGTTGTGGCGCACTGGAATGAAACATTGCTGGCCCTGACGCTGATCCAGTCCACCGAGAAGTACACGCTTCCGGTGGCCTTGGTCTCCTTTGTGCAACAGCAGACCTACTCCGGCGCCGACTGGGGCGGCCTGTTCGCCGGTCTGTGCATCGTAGTCCTTCCCATGCTGATCATTTACGTATGGCTGGGCCGGCGTCTGACAGAGGGGCTGACCCTGGGCATGGGCAAGTAA
- a CDS encoding sensor histidine kinase translates to MITLWKNASLRSQLVAIISALLSVSLLALGATTFLLLHSFLEDQMDSQLTTFQKSIAVFGTVDSQSTGASPFGFDYYVGFHFDSSALAAQNRSGKDKPVYPAYTMAQATALNGKKFTVPSSDGAAPWRITVIAPLSFSLGPTDAPSASGDLEGYVVVGLPYENLNMTMERLAVAIAGVAILAVTLGTMIAYWTVTRSFRPLGRVEKTAAAIAAGDLSRRVDIENPATEVGRLSGSLNTMLAHIEHAFAARTASEKRMRRFVADASHELRTPLVTIRGFSELYRHGALQGPEDVGMAMGRIESEAKRMGSLVEDLLMLARIDEQRPLQLRPVDLLLIGHDAVLDARASARERVFTVVGLDGGKGAPAPTVGDEAKLRQVVANLMGNALRYTPEGTRVEIMVGIQDRVGQKFSVIKVRDHGPGISEDDAARVFERFYRADSSRDRNTGGSGLGLAIVAAIVASHGGTVRVEATPGGGATFAIELPFKALDDGDAAESADDPVPGGTIDSSTGAPIG, encoded by the coding sequence TTGATTACGTTGTGGAAGAACGCCTCACTGCGCTCACAGTTGGTGGCGATCATCAGCGCGCTGCTGAGCGTTTCGCTGCTGGCGCTGGGTGCCACGACGTTTCTTTTGCTACATTCCTTTCTGGAAGACCAGATGGATTCGCAGCTGACAACGTTCCAAAAATCCATCGCCGTCTTTGGCACCGTTGATTCGCAGAGTACGGGCGCGTCACCGTTTGGCTTTGACTACTATGTGGGCTTCCACTTTGACAGTTCAGCCCTAGCGGCCCAGAACCGCTCTGGCAAGGACAAACCTGTCTATCCTGCGTACACCATGGCGCAGGCCACGGCGCTGAACGGCAAGAAGTTCACTGTGCCCAGCAGCGACGGCGCCGCCCCGTGGCGGATCACCGTCATTGCGCCACTGTCGTTTTCCCTGGGCCCCACCGATGCCCCGAGTGCATCCGGTGACCTCGAGGGCTATGTGGTGGTTGGTCTGCCCTACGAGAACCTCAATATGACCATGGAACGGCTAGCCGTCGCCATTGCCGGCGTGGCCATCCTTGCCGTCACCTTGGGCACCATGATTGCGTATTGGACAGTGACGCGGTCTTTCCGCCCGCTGGGAAGGGTGGAGAAAACCGCTGCCGCTATCGCTGCCGGCGATCTCTCCCGGCGTGTGGACATCGAAAATCCTGCCACCGAAGTGGGCCGGCTTTCCGGGTCCTTGAACACCATGTTGGCCCACATTGAGCATGCCTTTGCCGCCCGGACGGCGTCTGAAAAGCGTATGCGACGCTTTGTAGCTGACGCCTCCCATGAACTGCGCACACCCCTAGTCACCATCCGCGGCTTCTCCGAGCTTTACCGGCACGGCGCCCTGCAAGGCCCGGAGGATGTGGGCATGGCAATGGGGCGGATTGAAAGTGAAGCCAAACGCATGGGCTCCCTCGTGGAGGACCTGCTGATGCTGGCCCGCATTGACGAACAGCGCCCGCTACAGCTCAGGCCTGTTGACCTGCTGCTCATTGGCCACGACGCCGTCCTCGACGCCCGTGCCAGCGCACGGGAGCGGGTCTTCACCGTCGTGGGCCTGGACGGCGGCAAGGGAGCCCCTGCCCCCACGGTGGGCGACGAGGCGAAACTGCGCCAGGTAGTGGCGAACCTGATGGGTAATGCGCTGCGTTACACCCCAGAGGGCACCCGCGTGGAAATCATGGTAGGCATCCAGGATCGCGTGGGCCAAAAGTTCTCCGTGATCAAGGTCCGCGACCACGGCCCCGGCATCTCCGAGGACGACGCCGCGCGCGTCTTTGAACGCTTTTACCGGGCTGATTCCTCCCGCGACAGGAATACCGGCGGCAGCGGCCTGGGCTTGGCCATTGTGGCCGCCATTGTGGCCTCCCACGGCGGTACCGTGAGGGTGGAGGCGACCCCAGGCGGTGGCGCTACCTTTGCCATTGAACTGCCTTTCAAGGCCTTGGACGACGGCGACGCGGCGGAGAGCGCCGACGATCCGGTTCCTGGCGGCACCATTGATTCCTCCACAGGTGCACCGATCGGCTGA